Within Telopea speciosissima isolate NSW1024214 ecotype Mountain lineage chromosome 8, Tspe_v1, whole genome shotgun sequence, the genomic segment atttcacatcaataactaacagctaacagactaacaccgttactttagaagggatgatttgagttttttcaaaaatcagggggtgatctgagtttcgcttgaaaatcagggggtgacgtgtaatttacccaattaAAATCTAGGTATGCCTGTTACATACCCTTCTTGATCTATCTATATATGTTATGGGGGACTGTGGCCCCTCCGCATGTGCgagatttctacctttcatagGGGGCAagacggtcatttcacccccactGTGTTTGCGTGTGGGTGGTACATTATCCCATGTACAAAAAACTTTTCTCTATATGTTATgcagaaaaagaatgctacttggtcgtGTGCAGCACACGgctcctacgcctagacacagggtCACACAAAATGACCGTGCATCCCcatgaaaaggaagaaatccCTAAGGGTGCAgccctatgtctaggcataggaaTCGCTCACCGCACatgaccaggtagcattctcttacCTGGTCTATGATAGTATATgacccaagaaaaaaaactagACTTGGTAAGTTTCGCATGGCTCAGCGAAATATCGAGTCAATAAAAACTGGGATTGACTTGGATTTGGTCTAGTCACTTCTTAAACTTGGATGAGTCCTCATGACTCCTGAGCATGGTTTTAGAAATCAGTGGTCATGTTAGCCGATTCATATCGGTATCAGTGGAGCTCTATCAATAGCAATGCCTGATCGATCCTATATCAGTGGATGGtacagacaagggtaaaaatgtaaataagatTAAAACCCTGCTCGAGAGTCCTAACCAAATTTCATATTATTTTGCTTGACTAGCGTGATCCGTCCGAACAATACTCCTAACTTCAATTGATGCAAACCTCTTTAATTTAGAGCTCCACCATGCTTTTATGATATAGGACTGCTTCTTTTGTCCCCTATAGCAAATTAAAGAACTAATTAATAGGAAAAGTTAGGAAAAGTTTTAAAACTGTGGAGGCCTTCTTAGATCAATATTGTGTTACATATTATCCAAAacctcaaaattttattttgatcaAAAGGTCCTCCATGgatttaaaacaaaataaatagaatACTGAATTTTACTAGCAGTTCAGTTCTTCCATGGatctaatttctttttttcaagaAATAATTAAAGTTTAGAGCTAGCAGCGTTTgtttcttctagtttcttcttctcgttTCCTTGAATTATATATGTATCTTGCGAGTCGGGATCCCATTCTCGTACGTTTCGCCCTGATGGCACGTCCCATATGGTGGATGCCATCTGGACGGCTCACACTCATTCTTATACGTTCTTGTACGAGAATGGGAATCTGGCCAGCTCGTACCTTATTCCTACGTActtgattctcttctcctcccatTGTTGAAATACAATGGCCTGCCATATTGCTAATGAGGCAGAattgaaatagaagaaaagatggATGAATTCAAACCAGAGGACAAACCACAACATTTCCTTGATTTTGTACGATAACTCCTCATCCTACTATTCCCAAATGTTAAAGTTATGCATTTAGCTCGGTTCCAGGAGCTCAGCATGCCCAAGGTGCTGCCAGTCGTTGGACTGTACCACACACACCTTAGTGCAACACACATCTCTAGGCATGCACtaagatgtgtgcggcacaattcaaccgttggatgccccttggGTGCGCCCTGGCCGCTGAACTCCCTAGAGATGGTCCCGAGGCAGCTGAATCAAACAAACGGCGAAAAGAAGAACAAGTGTCTGCATTTTGTACCACCAGCATGCGACCCGCGTTCGTGGCTACGGGATCCTCCAGAAGCAGATGATTGTCCTTCTTTACTGTAACAAATCCGATGTGCGACAGAGCTCGAGAAAGTAAATGCCAAgttgaagaagaacaagaagcttACAAGCTTCTTGGACATAAATTTGACTGCAACAAGGGAGTTTTGACAATCCCAAGTATAATAATTAACGATGGAACAGAACTCATCCTTCCAGcagtttctcatttttttaatacataggacgatgccaaaaaaaaaaaaaaagaaaggtcaGTTTGGATCCCAAAAATCAATGTCAATTAGGGTCAATTCGGCCTAGCCCAGCCCAATCCAATCAGGTTCAATCAGGGCCGTGCTGGGCTGGGATTAGCCCAacagggttgggcctgggctgagatatctcaacctgacctagggtcgggttgggcttgggctgagttAAGAGGACTTCGGGTTggactggggttttaaaaaacccgatCCAACCCGGCCCATTTCACCCCTATTCATATCAGTTCGGTTGTTGCTGTTAGAATTCTCTTCATCTTGACGGTCACACAAACTATTTATGCTGCCTTAGCTTATCGTTATCAATAGATAGATTAGATTAAACTAAGAACCAGGCGAGTCTCTATTGTATTTGAAGTTTTGAACATCATCAGATAGGCCAACTTAAATATCATGGGTTTGGGCCTTGTCCTTAGGGGTCACCCCTCACTTGCTATGACTATATATTGCTCTTCCCCATTTGTAAGCTTAAATATTCTAACCAGTTCAAGTGATGTGATACATTCACTTTCTTCCATATTGCAATCATCGTAAGTTcatttattgaaaaaataagGGTAATGGATGTGTATAGTTACCAAACGGCCTTTATTTCAATAATACGTTTAAAAAATTGGcgtaaaaaaaatatacattcCAATAATAtgatacatgtttaatacgTGTTTTATACGTTTTTGTGTAAAAATTCCAGAGctaaaatatgagcattatatcaatatatatgcAATAGATATGTATATCATTTAACAAACACTATAATAGAAATTAAAATACAAATTTATCGAAAAGAAGTCTctcaactaaaataaacacaatataatagtAAAATAGTTAATCTCATCATACATCCCACAAGATGATCATAAAACATATCAATATCCTCTTTTGAGTCCTAGACCCATGAACCTCCCCCAGGTTTGGGCTAACTTTAAGCAATTAATatagaggagtgatttgattcaaattgaaggaacaaAAAGAGTCAGAGGTAAACCTCAAATGACCTtagaagaagtggtgagaaaagacatgcatagcttaggtcttgtatcaagtatgacatcTCAAATAATAAAATGTGGGGCCTATATTGACACCTTCTCTCCTGTTCTGACTCATGTGAGCCTCATTCGTATGATATCATTCTCTGTACCGCCATTAATTTATCTTATTCCTtgattaaaaccctaaaccaactCTCCTTCACATATGACATCAGGTTGTAATTTGACCAATGATATAGAGAATTGTCATATGTgacattaaaattttaattttttgtttaaaaataaatagaaaacatatattatattttcAATCCATAATCCTAAATtccaaagaataaaataaaatatgaattGATGGAATCGGCCTATTTGAATTGAAATCAACTAACCTCGATTCCGATTCTAACCGATGTTTGTTTTGGCGGATTTCAATTGAGCTCAACTGATTCTGATATTTGAATATGAATCAATGGAGCCCGATTCCATACCTAATTTTGACTTTTCAGACCTTACCTCACATGACCTTGTTAATaaaggatccgactcctctccagggaaccAAGCACCCAGGGATTGCCCAATGGCTGAATGCCCCCGGGCCAATCCTTGGGCGCTGAgctcattggagaggagctcaatcctgTTTAAAATACTTGGAGTCTAGGAGTGGACCTCCGCGTGTTTGCATTTGGATCGTAGATTCGTAGATCATCATCATCCTTGGAGTCCATCGACCGAGTTCAATTCTGAGTTAGTAGTATGACTCATTTTGCGAGTTGCAAGAACCTCGGTTATCGGACGAGTTGCATTCCGAGTCTGataaatcttcaaaatttttgaaatcaaaattcaaaaaacgaATCCTGCTATTTTGATTCTCGCCAACCCACTCTCAGTTATCAAGTCACATTGTCTCTTATCAGCGGTACCATTTCGCGCTGAAAGTCGCATGGAATTGGATTCCCGCTTTCATCACTTTTACACCACAAACTCAGAAGGATTCCATGGATTCTCTCATCGTCTCTTGCCTCAGATCGATTGCGAGCTTCAATCCTAAACTTGGTGACCCAATCTTATGTCGACTTTGGATTCTTCGTTCGGTAACGATCTTCAATTTCGGACTatcgtaatttttttttccgccTCAGGATTGAGATCtgtttccttcttcctttcttgttttgtaTGATTTCGATATTTTTCTTCTGAATTTGTTTCCGGTTTgatttgcttcttgcttctctcgtGTTTAATAAGGACATATGCTGCTTGTTCTTGTCATAGAATGTAAAAATCATTTAGCAATAAATCTCcgttttttatttctatttgacTTGGGAATTTGTCATTTCCCCTTAGTTCATTAGTAATCCTCATGAATTGTGGCTTAGGTTTGGTGCATGCTTTCTCCTTTCTAGAATTATTATCTTTTTCCATTCAACTCCCTAAAGATACTTGATGATTGATCTCCTTGTGAATCGATTTCTATCTGTAATCTATATAGAGGAACTGACACTGGATGTAACAAAACAGAAACCTCGTTTTTGTATTCCATTGAATTTCTGTAATTTCCTTGACAGTTGATGCAAAATGATAAACACGCACAACTTAACTTGGGGTGTCTCGGGTTCTTTGAAAGCCGGTAATGGTGCCTAACTGAATTGCTTTAGGAGATATTCTGCAATTTTATATGAATAACGTTATACGTTTCAGGTTGATAAGTTGTCTTTTTGCCAAAATACAACAAGAAGTACACAAAAGAGCCATCTGAGAGCCTCCGGTGATAAACACAGTTATCATACTCACTCCTAGAGTAACTGTGTTCGACCATGAAGGTGTCAAAGCACTTGTACCACTGTCTAGGAGACTGCTTTAAGCTGTACAAGGATTTCTTCAATAGACAAACATGATCTTCTTTTCCTTGAATAGTGAACCCCTTTAGATGCTGCATATAGATCTGTTCGTCCAGCCCTCTATGTAGAAAAGCTGTCTTGGCATCAAGTTGTTCAAGCTCTAAGTCAAACAGAGCAACCATCGCAAGTGACACGCAAATGGAATTATGCTCCAAGACATGTGAAAATACTTTGTTGAAATCCACACCTTCCTTCAATGTATAGCCATTTGCCACTAAGTGTGCCTTAAACCTTACATCTTCAACACCTAgagttctttctttctttttgaaaaCTCATTTGCAACCAACAATCCTTAGGCCTTTGGGTGATTTCATTAGCTCCCAAGTATGATTCTCGCAAAGAGATTCAATCTCTTCAGTCATGGCAAAAATCTATTGAGCAGACTCAAAACCTGTGATAGCTTCCTGATAGGTGGAAGGCTCCTGACTATCTACGTTCTCAGCTACAGTTAACTTATAAGCAACAAAATCTGCGTAACTCTGAGGTGGTCTGAAACATTAAAGACCCTTCAATTCGAATTGTCATATCGTTTCGACCACTATCGAAACCAAAATAAGTCTCTGAAAGAACCATGTTTGTTAATCAACAGTAAGGAAAACAGAGGAAGATGCTACGGTCCACTTCTGATCATAGGGTGATTGAATGACTTAAAAAAGGTTTGTGGTGGACATTCAAATCCTAAACACAATTGGTCCAAAGAATAGCCAACCATTTTTCTACCCAGGAGACCCATACTGCAAGTCTATAGTTTAAGAATTTTCCATTAGCTTAGACTAGTGCTTTGCTAGCTACTAGTGAAGGGATATCCTCTGTTTGCTACTATGATAAAGGCTCCTCAGTATTTGCTACCTGGGCTTACCTTCATCCACTGGTGTGCATTGCAGCTGTTGATTCTTATGGTTGAGAACTAGAAAAGGACTTCCCTTCACCATCTGGCAGAGGTCCTCTCAGTGGAAATAATATCATATGGTGAAAGATATATGAAACAAAGTTTCATGTGGCTATCTAAACAGATGGCAGTTTCAATATGTATAGTTACTGAAGGCAATGACAAGCTGTTGCCATTGTTTTgatcttccattttttttcccatataatatTGTGTTTTAAAGCTGGCAATTGTAAGGGGAACTTTGTGATATTGGTTTGGCATGctgtgcttttctttttttgcagaCATACCTGGAGATGGTAGATGTTTGTTCCGTTCTGTGGTTCATGGAGCTTGCTTGAGAGATGGAAAGTCATCTCCAAGTGAGAGCATTCAAAAGGAGTTAGCGGATGAGCTCAGAGCTAAGGTATGCCATGACATCATGTTTCCACTATTTGTATTTGGTTACTTAGACCAacatatgaccctccccagaccccgcaaagtggggggtaagactgcgtacatcaTGACCCACTGTAGCTCGTCTAGTGCTTCCCACACTTTCCGGATAACTTAGTTCATGCGAAACTAATTGGAGACTGTTTTTGCTTGAACCTGCAATTATTTTTCATGAAGTCAAGAAGtataattctctctttctttaagtGGTTAAAATGATGAAagattttcaagtttttttcccttcaaaggAATGAGAAATATTCATATAGTCCTGACCATTGCTTGTGACTACTCTGTCTTCTCATCTTATTAATTGAATACTTTTTATTGAATTCTTAAAGTCCTCTAGTTGAAACATTCGCTTATTCTCTGTCCTTATTGTTGATTGTTGTTATCAATCAAGTGTCGCATTTTTCTCACCTTTCTTCTTACAAAATGCAATTGATTTGGTCAGGTTGTGGATGAATTCATAAAGAGGCGTGAAGACACTGAATGGTGAGTTTCTTCAATAGTCTTTGGTTCAAATTCTCATGCAGCACGAATATGGATATCATGCACCCATATCCCCTTATTTCATGGAACAGCCAATCTAAGAAGTAGTGGCTCTTCAATGAGTTTTGATGTTTGAAACTGGTGGAACTGTTAAAACATTCAATAGTCAAAGGTTGTGTAATTTATTACTAGATTGTAGGTCCAGGTTGTTAGAAAATAATCAAATTAATGGATCCACTATTCCCAAAAATATTTGGATGCCTACCTTGGATGATGAAGTTTGAGTAGTACCATAATGATCCATCTGTGGAATTTGCAGGTTTCTTGAAGGTGATTTTGATACATATGTTACACAGATGAGACAGCCTCATATTTGGGGAGGAGAACCCGAGCTGCTAATGTCCTCACATGTGCTACAGTAAGTCTTTATTTTCAAATGCAAAAAACATTTCTTAATTGTATCCCTGGTTATTCTATTGAGCCTGAAAGGACTTGTGGTCAGCTTAACATACTGCAAATGTGGTTTCCAATGTGTCTGACTAAGGTGTTCAATGGAGGTACACCAGTTTGTGTAGTCTTTTACCTAGAGCCATTCTGGTTCAGGTTATCACCATCCAATCAAGAGCTAAAACTTGGATTAGAAGTATCATTAGATTTTACCTCCTGTATTATTTAGGGGTTGTATAACTCTTTAAAACAATTTGTGAATGGATTTGGAATGGTAGTATGAACTATGAAGTGCATGACAAATGACAGCCCAGTCCATTTCTTTG encodes:
- the LOC122670692 gene encoding OVARIAN TUMOR DOMAIN-containing deubiquitinating enzyme 4-like isoform X2; this translates as MSTLDSSFDIPGDGRCLFRSVVHGACLRDGKSSPSESIQKELADELRAKVVDEFIKRREDTEWFLEGDFDTYVTQMRQPHIWGGEPELLMSSHVLQMPITVYMKDKNSGNLKIIAEYGKEYGKDDPICVLYDGYGHYDALQNSYCGPQAKTYKKRWSLFR
- the LOC122670692 gene encoding OVARIAN TUMOR DOMAIN-containing deubiquitinating enzyme 4-like isoform X1, which translates into the protein MSTLDSSFADIPGDGRCLFRSVVHGACLRDGKSSPSESIQKELADELRAKVVDEFIKRREDTEWFLEGDFDTYVTQMRQPHIWGGEPELLMSSHVLQMPITVYMKDKNSGNLKIIAEYGKEYGKDDPICVLYDGYGHYDALQNSYCGPQAKTYKKRWSLFR